The Desulfonatronum lacustre DSM 10312 region AAACCATGGGCTTGTTCATGCGACGAGCGACTTTCAATGCAGGCAAACCGCATAACGAGGGGGAGTGCGCGTGAATAATGTCGACCTGTCTGGTTTGCACCAATTCTTCAATCCTTTTCTCAACCTGGAGCATCATGCACTGTTCCCTGAGGAAAGGAATTTTTTGCAGAATCCGCATTATTTTCCCAGGCTTCTCATACGAACGGTGATATTCAACACCATTGATTTTTTCATGAGCAACAGTTCTTTCGTACTTTGGCGTTGTCGCCACAAGAGGACTCAAACCGTTCCTGGCCTGGAAATCGACAATGTATTTGCTTCTGATGCTGTAACCGCTGAGATTTGGAATTGATCGATCAAGCACATGCAGAACTGTTTTTCCATTTAATGAGTGAGATGTGTTCATTACATTTTCTCGTTTAATGAAATTTCAAGGATGCGAGATACGCGTGACAATCTTATTTTCATAATATTCCAAAAATTTTTCTATTTTTTCTGAGATGATTTTATGAAATATAGACACAGTTGATGTCATCAAGAAAGATATCATAAATGCCATCGTACCTCTAAACATGAAAACGCCGAATACCAATTTTAAAATAGCGCCATGAAGCAAAAAAAATGAGTATGAATGTCCTTGGATTTGATACAGAATATAATTAATCTTATTCAATAATTTGTTTGACGTACCATTAAAATTCAATTTAAAAAATGCATGTACAAAATAACCAGCATAAAAACTAAAAAAGTACAGGTAATTCTTTATCCCCGCAAAATTTAAACAAATCGCTGAAAAAACGATGAATACTAATTTTAAAAAAATATTATCAATCAATAAGTATATAAAAAGACAAATATATAATATTAAAATATATGTAATAAACCATGATATGACATACACAGGATCTTTTACGAACAGGCTTCCTCCAAAAAAAATAATTATTGCTGTAAAAAAATCTGTTGTCTTGTAACCTACAATCTCATTGACAAGCAAAACAATGGATATGACCGACCAATAGGGTATCATAATCTGCTTGATTCTCTTAATCAGCCACGAAGCAGGAGGAATATTCGGCTGAAAAGAAAAGTATCCTGAAAGAAGCAAAAAAGTCGTTATGCCAATTTTATCAATTGGTATATCATTTGGTAATTTGCTGAGCCCCCTGTAATGAAAAACGAAAATTAAGATTGTTGCAAAAATCCTAAGAATACTCGCCACCAGTATTGGATGCGTTTTTTTTCTCTTATCCATTGCCCGACGTTCATGTAACGATATGGAAACACGTTATTTATCGTAGACATCCCCTTTGTAAGCACAACGACTACCAGGAATTCCATAGCAACGCATTACGCAACTTTTCTCCATGTCTTAGCTGTATTGCCAGAAAAAAAGCACCATGTCCCAAGAAGTACCGCATAATTCAGATTGACGAAAAAGTAGATTAAACTTACCGGACGCAATTCACGGAATTCAGGCTTGAGATAGGCAGCAACCGCTACACCATAAAATACCAGTTGCGCGACAAGCGTGATGGTGAAAAACAGACCCGCCAGGAAAAAATTCGCGAAAAACACGGAGAGCATCCAGAACGGAACCAGGAGTCGGAATATCTTGTGGGACAAGAAACACCACCAGATTGAATCCTGAAGCGGCGACATCAGCTCCGGCGCAATCTTCAGTAGCTGCCAATTGCCAGCCAACGTACGAATCTTTCTGGTCATTTCAGAACGCATGTCTTTGGAAACCGTGTCGTAGGCGACAGCGGAAGGATCAAAAACACATCGCTGGCCCTGCATGACGATGATCATCGGGAGCAAGACGTCATCAAGAATCGTCTCTGCCGGAATATCTTTGTAGAGTTCTCTGCGAATCGCATAGATGGCACCCGTTGCGCCAACAACTGAACCGCCCTGGCTTTCCAGCTTCCGGACCATCTTTTCATAACGCCAATATACGCCCATTTCCTTCTGGATTGTGCTGGCACGTTGCTCAACGAAAACCAGTTCTCCGCTGACGCAGCCGATCTGTGGGTCGTTGAAATTAGCCACCAGCTCCATCACGACTCGTCTGTCGAACCACTGGCGACAATCGGCAAAAACGATGATTTCTCCCTGTGCTTCACGAACGCCCTTGCTCAATGCAGATGCTTTCCCTCTGGATGGTGCGCAGACAAAAATCCTGACCAACGCGCTTCGTGCCGCACATTCCCGCACGATCTGGTTGGTATTGTCATCCGAACCGTCCGAGACAACAACGATTTCAAAACGGGCTGATGGATAGTCCAGTTCAAGAAGATTGTTGATCCGCTTTTCAATATTTTTCTCTTCATTTCTCGCTGCGATGACAATGGAAACCATCGGCAAAATATCACAATATTGCTTGTTGATTGGCTTTGGGAAGAGTTTTGACCGAATCAACAAAATAAACGGATAAATAATATACGTGTAGAATATAAAAAACATTGATAGTATGAATATAATTTTCATATAATATCTTTCGACGCCATGGTCATATCTATGTTGTGTATTGGATATCCTGTATACCAATCACTATTGTTAACGTCACTTACAATGGCCTTGGCGACTGTCCGGGGCATGGGGGGACTTTGAAAAATGCTTGCAGAATTTTCTCTACGCATTCATCCAGTGACCATCTGTCTGTCTCCAGCACCAAGTCCGGATCCAACGGCTCCTCGTAGGGAGCGGATATGCCGGTATAGTTTTTGATCTGGCCAGAGCGGGCCAGTTTGTAGAGTCCTTTTACATCGCGTTGTTCACATACTTCCAGCGGACATTTGACGTAGATCTCGAAGAATCGACCACAGTTGATCAGTTCTCTGGGCTTTCCCCGGTCCGTGCGCATGGGGGAAATAAAAGCCGTTAGGCAGATGATCCCGGCATCCAGGAACAGCCGAATCATTTCGGAAATACGTCGCAGGTTTTCAGCACGCCCCTCGGGAGAGAAGCTCAAATCCCGACACAACCCCTGGCGGACGTTGTCTCCATCAAAAACATACGTCAGCTTTCCCAGCGCGTGCAGCCGCTCCTCCACGGCATGGGCGATGGTGGACTTGCCAGATCCGGACAGCCCCGTGAACCAAAGCACCATGCCGGTCTGCCCGAGCAGTTCTTCCCTGTGCTCACGTCGCACTTTGCCTCGGTACGGAACAATATTTCGACACTCTCTCGTGGAGCCTGAATTCGATGCATATTTTTGATTTATGCTGGACATGGCTTCCCTTCTGGCAAGCAATAACGGCCTTGCAACAAAACTCCTTGTCCGGAAAATCTGGACAATCCGGTCAATATAGATTGAACTGCTGGACAGAAATTATGCTG contains the following coding sequences:
- a CDS encoding acyltransferase family protein encodes the protein MDKRKKTHPILVASILRIFATILIFVFHYRGLSKLPNDIPIDKIGITTFLLLSGYFSFQPNIPPASWLIKRIKQIMIPYWSVISIVLLVNEIVGYKTTDFFTAIIIFFGGSLFVKDPVYVISWFITYILILYICLFIYLLIDNIFLKLVFIVFSAICLNFAGIKNYLYFFSFYAGYFVHAFFKLNFNGTSNKLLNKINYILYQIQGHSYSFFLLHGAILKLVFGVFMFRGTMAFMISFLMTSTVSIFHKIISEKIEKFLEYYENKIVTRISHP
- a CDS encoding glycosyltransferase family 2 protein — its product is MKIIFILSMFFIFYTYIIYPFILLIRSKLFPKPINKQYCDILPMVSIVIAARNEEKNIEKRINNLLELDYPSARFEIVVVSDGSDDNTNQIVRECAARSALVRIFVCAPSRGKASALSKGVREAQGEIIVFADCRQWFDRRVVMELVANFNDPQIGCVSGELVFVEQRASTIQKEMGVYWRYEKMVRKLESQGGSVVGATGAIYAIRRELYKDIPAETILDDVLLPMIIVMQGQRCVFDPSAVAYDTVSKDMRSEMTRKIRTLAGNWQLLKIAPELMSPLQDSIWWCFLSHKIFRLLVPFWMLSVFFANFFLAGLFFTITLVAQLVFYGVAVAAYLKPEFRELRPVSLIYFFVNLNYAVLLGTWCFFSGNTAKTWRKVA
- the cysC gene encoding adenylyl-sulfate kinase; its protein translation is MSSINQKYASNSGSTRECRNIVPYRGKVRREHREELLGQTGMVLWFTGLSGSGKSTIAHAVEERLHALGKLTYVFDGDNVRQGLCRDLSFSPEGRAENLRRISEMIRLFLDAGIICLTAFISPMRTDRGKPRELINCGRFFEIYVKCPLEVCEQRDVKGLYKLARSGQIKNYTGISAPYEEPLDPDLVLETDRWSLDECVEKILQAFFKVPPCPGQSPRPL